The following proteins come from a genomic window of Puntigrus tetrazona isolate hp1 chromosome 15, ASM1883169v1, whole genome shotgun sequence:
- the synrg gene encoding synergin gamma isoform X2, whose product MALRPGSGGGGSFMYPVGGGIGPPQGMMPMQQQQQQGFPMVQVMQPNMQGMMGMNFGAQMPGAMPIQGGMAMGMQTPGMQFMGQPQFMGMRGPGPQFPADLQKQMAEEHQKRLEQQQRMLEEDRKRRQFEEQKQKLRLLSSVKPKTGEKSRDDALEAIKGNLDGFSRDAKMHPTPSSQSKKPDSSPSHSSVTSHTLPPAFPDDDDEFSDFVQGPVDASSSSFPPSSLPPSSPSLRAAHISQPLDTGPGQHPPSSPLPHSVPSSLPVSPAIQHSSVISSSQSAFQGPSLEEKMFTSCDLTADKKAQISFRPRQALSELNPRVQATAQFHSSTRARNWAQTQDDFKSAFIIETAPEPLPATQAPPAADNPPIQPTSTSGVGVYPQQDMQPMVPAWLYNDSLIPELFKKVLEFTMTPTGIDTAKLYPILISSGLPREALGQIWALANRTTPGKLTKEELYTVLALIGVAQSGLTVMSLDILSQFPSPPVPNLPTMAMAIPAVLPQHQQPIMTQPPVSMAMPVAAPPVMSMTPNPPAQPPASFITNFPPVQAAKADDDDFQDFQEAPKAGAGDDSFTDFQGETGGAFPSMTSSSQSGVPAMLTPVSGSSSSSSSDKYAVFKQLSVEQPAEPTAPVSDSGDKYSVFRELEQPSDRKPVGEGFADFKSVSADDGFTDFKTADTVSPLDPPDQAKFQPTFPPPFSSSQSLSHSQPASLAQPRNPLNMADLDLFTTMAPSAPTATVDSKLNLFPSAPPSLVLHSAAKPPSAGGDDFGDFALFGSSASSEVPPTTSAVGRGTGVMVQDDFADFMAFGSSRDQRNETSTGEGSGEAQAETSQPRQQISTDKYDVFKQLSLEGGLAYDDNKESGGGSFSSLKSDNDDFADFQSSKFCTALGASDKSLVDKVAAFKQAKEDSASVKSLDLPSIGGSSVGKEDSEDALSVQLDMKLSDMGGDLKHVMSDSSLDLPGLSSHQPPAAESDELKFDPFGTSAVSSLGSYDWSDKEDLSSGHGKKLQGGLPSSAVVQRKETSFGSSENITHTTVAKVTTFPIEDGGSTSESRFEAFADFGSIEQPGQDDDDDFGDFASTVSEKSDSPPGTTEAEGNQGELTDEFGAFQGDKPKFGKSDFLKASTQAKVKSSEEMIKNELATFDLSVQGSHKRSHSLGEKEIVRSIPSPAPEQPFRDRSNTLNEKPALPIIRDKYKDLTGEVEESERYAYEWQRCLESALQVITTANNTLNGISSSTVCTEVIQSAQGMEYLLGVVEVYRVTKRVELGIKATAVCSEKLQELLKDISRVWNNLMGFMSLANLTPDESSLDFSSCILRHGIKNAKELACGVCLLNVDSRSKALPKDSRSKLRAFNSETDNFKLMYGGHQYHASCANFWINCVEPKPPGLILPDLL is encoded by the exons TTTTATGTACCCTGTAGGAGGGGGCATTGGACCACCGCAAG GAATGATGCCCatgcagcagcaacagcagcagggCTTCCCCATGGTCCAGGTCATGCAGCCCAACATGCAAGGCATGATGGGAATGAATTTTGGAGCACAGATGCCTGGTGCCATGCCGATACAG GGTGGGATGGCGATGGGCATGCAGACGCCCGGGATGCAGTTCATGGGTCAGCCTCAGTTCATGGGCATGAGGGGCCCGGGGCCACAGTTCCCTGCGGACCTACAGAAGCAGATGGCGGAGGAGCACCA AAAACGTctggagcagcagcagcggaTGCTGGAGGAGGACCGGAAGAGAAGGCAGTTTGAGGAGCAGAAACAAAAACTACGCCTTCTGAGCAGCGTCAAGCCCAAA ACTGGGGAGAAGAGTCGTGACGATGCCTTAGAGGCCATCAAAGGAAATCTAGATGGGTTCAGCAGAGATGCCAAGATGCATCCAACACCATCTTCACAGTCTAAGAAACCAG ACTCATCGCCATCTCATTCCTCTGTCACCTCTCATACCCTTCCTCCTGCTTTCCCCGATGACGACGATGAGTTTAGTGACTTTGTGCAGGGCCCCGTCGatgcctcctcctcctcattcCCCCCTTCATCCCTCCCTCCGTCCTCCCCTTCGCTGAGAGCCGCTCACATTAGCCAGCCATTAGACACGGGGCCTGGCCAGCACCCCCCTTCCTCCCCTCTCCCTCACTCTGTCCCTTCATCTCTCCCTGTCTCACCTGCCATCCAACACTCTTCTGTCATCTCCAGCTCCCAATCTGCATTTCAAG GCCCATCTCTAGAGGAGAAGATGTTCACATCTTGCGATTTGACAGCTGATAAGAAGGCCCAGATTAGTTTTAGGCCACGCCAGGCTCTCTCTGAGCTAAATCCCAGAGTTCAGGCCACGGCACAGTTCCACAGCAGCACCAGAGCCCGAAACTGGGCCCAAACTCAAGATGACTTCAAATCAGCCTTCATCATAGAGACGGCACCAGAGCCTCTACCTGCTACTCAGGCACCCCCTGCAGCAGACAACCCACCCATCCAGCCCACTAGCACCAGTG GTGTGGGTGTCTACCCCCAACAAGACATGCAACCTATGGTGCCGGCCTGGTTGTACAACGACTCGCTCATCCCAG AGTTGTTTAAGAAGGTCCTTGAGTTCACCATGACACCAACAGGTATTGACACAGCCAAACTCTACCCAATTCTGATCTCATCGGGTCTGCCACGGGAAGCTCTCGGACAAATCTGGGCCTTGGCCAACCGCACCACACCTGGAAAGCTGACTAAGGAAGAGCTGTACACTGTCCTGGCCTTGATTGGAGTTGCCCAG AGTGGTCTAACAGTCATGAGTTTGGACATCCTGAGTCAGTTCCCCTCTCCGCCTGTGCCCAATCTACCCACCATGGCTATGGCTATTCCTGCTGTCCTGCCTCAGCACCAGCAGCCCATCATGACTCAGCCACCCGTGTCCATGGCAATGCCGGTCGCCGCGCCTCCTGTCATGAGCATGACCCCAAACCCCCCTGCACAACCACCGGCCAGCTTCATCACCAACTTCCCTCCTGTTCAG GCTGCCAAGGCTGATGATGACGATTTCCAGGACTTCCAGGAAGCTCCCAAAGCCGGCGCTGGAGATGATTCATTCACAGATTTCCAAGGAGAAACAGGAGGAGCGTTTCCCAGTATGACATCATCATCCCAAAGCGG TGTTCCTGCCATGCTAACTCCAGTGTCAGggtcttcatcctcctcctcctctgatAAATACGCAGTGTTTAAACAGTTGTCAGTGGAGCAGCCTGCAGAGCCCACAGCTCCTGTCtcag ATTCAGGGGACAAATACAGTGTTTTCCGAGAGCTTGAGCAGCCTTCAGACAGAAAACCAGTTG GGGAGGGATTTGCTGATTTCAAGTCTGTCAGTGCCGACGATGGCTTCACAGACTTTAAAACAGCCGACACCGTCTCTCCATTAGACCCACCAGACCAGGCCAAGTTCCAGCCAacttttcctcctcctttctctTCTTCTCAATCTCTGTCCCATTCACAGCCAGCCTCTCTGGCTCAACCCAGAAATCCTCTCAACATGGCAGACCTGGACCTCTTCACAACAATGGCTCCTTCTGCTCCCACCGCCACGGTTGACTCCAAACTCAACCTGTTCCCTTCAGCGCCACCATCCCTGGTATTGCACTCAGCTGCGAAACCTCCCAGCGCAGGGGGTGATGACTTTGGTGATTTTGCACTCTTTGGCTCCTCGGCGTCCTCTGAAGTACCTCCCACCACCTCCGCAGTAGGGAGAGGAACTGGGGTGATGGTTCAGGACGATTTTGCTGACTTCATGGCGTTTGGGAGCTCTAGAGATCAGAGAAACGAGACTAGCACTGGAGAGGGTTCTGGAGAGGCCCAGGCGGAGACGTCCCAGCCGAGGCAGCAAATCAGCACTGATAAGTATGACGTCTTCAAGCAGCTTTCCCTGGAAGGTGGCCTGGCTTACGACGATAACAAAGAAAGCGGCGGGGGGTCCTTCTCATCGCTCAAGAGCGACAATGACGACTTTGCAGATTTCCAGTCCTCCAAATTCTGTACGGCGCTGGGCGCGTCTGACAAGAGTCTGGTGGACAAAGTGGCCGCCTTCAAGCAGGCCAAAGAGGACTCTGCCTCCGTGAAATCCCTGGACCTCCCGTCCATTGGGGGCAGCAGCGTGGGGAAAGAGGATTCGGAGGATGCGCTCTCAGTACAGCTAGACATGAAGTTGTCGGACATGGGTGGAGACCTGAAGCATGTGATGTCTGATAGCTCCCTAGATCTCCCTGGTTTGTCGTCACATCAACCCCCAGCTGCAG AGTCTGATGAATTAAAATTTGACCCCTTTGGCACATCCGCCGTCAGCAGTCTTGGCAGCTACGACTGGTCGGACAAGGAAGATCTCTCGTCTGGTCATGGTAAGAAGCTCCAGGGAGGACTGCCGTCTTCAGCTGTTGTCCAGAGGAAAGAGACGTCTTTCGGGAGCTCAGAGAACATTACCCACACCACAGTTGCCAAGGTGACCACATTCCCAATCGAAGACGGTGGCTCTACCAGCGAAAGCAGATTTGAAGCCTTCGCTGACTTTGGCTCCATTGAGCAGCCCGGTCAAGATGACGATGATGACTTTGGAGACTTCGCCAGCACGGTTTCTGAGAAATCTGACTCCCCTCCTGGAACCACAGAAGCAGAGGGCAACCAGGGTGAACTGACAGATGAGTTTGGAGCCTTCCAAGGTGACAAGCCCAAATTTGGCAAGTCAGACTTCTTGAAAGCCAGCACGCAGGCCAAAGTGAAATCCAGCGAAGAGATGATCAAGAACGAGCTCGCCACCTTTGACTTGTCTGTGCAGG GATCCCATAAGCGCAGCCACAGTCTGGGAGAGAAAGAAATCGTACGGTCCATCCCCTCTCCTGCCCCTGAGCAGCCCTTCAGAGACCGATCCAACACCCTAAATGAAAAACCTGCGCTGCCGATCATCCGCGACAAATACAAGGACCTCACAGGAGAGGTGGAG GAGAGTGAGCGATATGCGTACGAATGGCAGAGGTGTTTGGAGAGCGCTCTGCAG gtCATCACTACTGCCAATAACACCCTTAATGGCATCAGCAGCTCCACAGTGTGCACGGAGGTCATCCAATCAGCACAGGGGATGGAGTACCTGCTGG GTGTGGTGGAGGTGTATCGTGTGACCAAGCGCGTGGAGCTGGGGATAAAAGCCACGGCCGTTTGTTCAGAGAAACTACAGGAGCTGCTTAAAGACATCAGCCGCGTGTGGAACAACCTGATGGGCTTCATGTCGCTGGCAAACCTCACT ccTGATGAGAGCTCACTGGACTTCTCCTCTTGTATATTGAGGCACGGCATTAAGAATGCCAAAGAGCTGGCGTGTGGAGTGTGTCTGCTCAACGTGGACTCGCGCAGCAAG GCACTGCCAAAAGACAGTCGCTCCAAATTAAGG GCCTTTAATTCGGAGACGGACAACTTCAAGCTGATGTACGGAGGTCACCAGTACCACGCCAGCTGTGCTAACTTCTGGATTAACTGCGTGGAACCCAAACCTCCGGGTCTCATCCTGCCCGACCTGCTCTAG
- the synrg gene encoding synergin gamma isoform X5 yields the protein MALRPGSGGGGSFMYPVGGGIGPPQGMMPMQQQQQQGFPMVQVMQPNMQGMMGMNFGAQMPGAMPIQGGMAMGMQTPGMQFMGQPQFMGMRGPGPQFPADLQKQMAEEHQKRLEQQQRMLEEDRKRRQFEEQKQKLRLLSSVKPKTGEKSRDDALEAIKGNLDGFSRDAKMHPTPSSQSKKPDSSPSHSSVTSHTLPPAFPDDDDEFSDFVQGPVDASSSSFPPSSLPPSSPSLRAAHISQPLDTGPGQHPPSSPLPHSVPSSLPVSPAIQHSSVISSSQSAFQGPSLEEKMFTSCDLTADKKAQISFRPRQALSELNPRVQATAQFHSSTRARNWAQTQDDFKSAFIIETAPEPLPATQAPPAADNPPIQPTSTSGVGVYPQQDMQPMVPAWLYNDSLIPELFKKVLEFTMTPTGIDTAKLYPILISSGLPREALGQIWALANRTTPGKLTKEELYTVLALIGVAQSGLTVMSLDILSQFPSPPVPNLPTMAMAIPAVLPQHQQPIMTQPPVSMAMPVAAPPVMSMTPNPPAQPPASFITNFPPVQAAKADDDDFQDFQEAPKAGAGDDSFTDFQGETGGAFPSMTSSSQSGVPAMLTPVSGSSSSSSSDKYAVFKQLSVEQPAEPTAPVSDSGDKYSVFRELEQPSDRKPVGEGFADFKSVSADDGFTDFKTADTVSPLDPPDQAKFQPTFPPPFSSSQSLSHSQPASLAQPRNPLNMADLDLFTTMAPSAPTATVDSKLNLFPSAPPSLVLHSAAKPPSAGGDDFGDFALFGSSASSEVPPTTSAVGRGTGVMVQDDFADFMAFGSSRDQRNETSTGEGSGEAQAETSQPRQQISTDKYDVFKQLSLEGGLAYDDNKESGGGSFSSLKSDNDDFADFQSSKFCTALGASDKSLVDKVAAFKQAKEDSASVKSLDLPSIGGSSVGKEDSEDALSVQLDMKLSDMGGDLKHVMSDSSLDLPGLSSHQPPAAESDELKFDPFGTSAVSSLGSYDWSDKEDLSSGHGKKLQGGLPSSAVVQRKETSFGSSENITHTTVAKVTTFPIEDGGSTSESRFEAFADFGSIEQPGQDDDDDFGDFASTVSEKSDSPPGTTEAEGNQGELTDEFGAFQGDKPKFGKSDFLKASTQAKVKSSEEMIKNELATFDLSVQGSHKRSHSLGEKEIVRSIPSPAPEQPFRDRSNTLNEKPALPIIRDKYKDLTGEVEESERYAYEWQRCLESALQVITTANNTLNGISSSTVCTEVIQSAQGMEYLLGVVEVYRVTKRVELGIKATAVCSEKLQELLKDISRVWNNLMGFMSLANLTPDESSLDFSSCILRHGIKNAKELACGVCLLNVDSRSKRSRFADVTGV from the exons TTTTATGTACCCTGTAGGAGGGGGCATTGGACCACCGCAAG GAATGATGCCCatgcagcagcaacagcagcagggCTTCCCCATGGTCCAGGTCATGCAGCCCAACATGCAAGGCATGATGGGAATGAATTTTGGAGCACAGATGCCTGGTGCCATGCCGATACAG GGTGGGATGGCGATGGGCATGCAGACGCCCGGGATGCAGTTCATGGGTCAGCCTCAGTTCATGGGCATGAGGGGCCCGGGGCCACAGTTCCCTGCGGACCTACAGAAGCAGATGGCGGAGGAGCACCA AAAACGTctggagcagcagcagcggaTGCTGGAGGAGGACCGGAAGAGAAGGCAGTTTGAGGAGCAGAAACAAAAACTACGCCTTCTGAGCAGCGTCAAGCCCAAA ACTGGGGAGAAGAGTCGTGACGATGCCTTAGAGGCCATCAAAGGAAATCTAGATGGGTTCAGCAGAGATGCCAAGATGCATCCAACACCATCTTCACAGTCTAAGAAACCAG ACTCATCGCCATCTCATTCCTCTGTCACCTCTCATACCCTTCCTCCTGCTTTCCCCGATGACGACGATGAGTTTAGTGACTTTGTGCAGGGCCCCGTCGatgcctcctcctcctcattcCCCCCTTCATCCCTCCCTCCGTCCTCCCCTTCGCTGAGAGCCGCTCACATTAGCCAGCCATTAGACACGGGGCCTGGCCAGCACCCCCCTTCCTCCCCTCTCCCTCACTCTGTCCCTTCATCTCTCCCTGTCTCACCTGCCATCCAACACTCTTCTGTCATCTCCAGCTCCCAATCTGCATTTCAAG GCCCATCTCTAGAGGAGAAGATGTTCACATCTTGCGATTTGACAGCTGATAAGAAGGCCCAGATTAGTTTTAGGCCACGCCAGGCTCTCTCTGAGCTAAATCCCAGAGTTCAGGCCACGGCACAGTTCCACAGCAGCACCAGAGCCCGAAACTGGGCCCAAACTCAAGATGACTTCAAATCAGCCTTCATCATAGAGACGGCACCAGAGCCTCTACCTGCTACTCAGGCACCCCCTGCAGCAGACAACCCACCCATCCAGCCCACTAGCACCAGTG GTGTGGGTGTCTACCCCCAACAAGACATGCAACCTATGGTGCCGGCCTGGTTGTACAACGACTCGCTCATCCCAG AGTTGTTTAAGAAGGTCCTTGAGTTCACCATGACACCAACAGGTATTGACACAGCCAAACTCTACCCAATTCTGATCTCATCGGGTCTGCCACGGGAAGCTCTCGGACAAATCTGGGCCTTGGCCAACCGCACCACACCTGGAAAGCTGACTAAGGAAGAGCTGTACACTGTCCTGGCCTTGATTGGAGTTGCCCAG AGTGGTCTAACAGTCATGAGTTTGGACATCCTGAGTCAGTTCCCCTCTCCGCCTGTGCCCAATCTACCCACCATGGCTATGGCTATTCCTGCTGTCCTGCCTCAGCACCAGCAGCCCATCATGACTCAGCCACCCGTGTCCATGGCAATGCCGGTCGCCGCGCCTCCTGTCATGAGCATGACCCCAAACCCCCCTGCACAACCACCGGCCAGCTTCATCACCAACTTCCCTCCTGTTCAG GCTGCCAAGGCTGATGATGACGATTTCCAGGACTTCCAGGAAGCTCCCAAAGCCGGCGCTGGAGATGATTCATTCACAGATTTCCAAGGAGAAACAGGAGGAGCGTTTCCCAGTATGACATCATCATCCCAAAGCGG TGTTCCTGCCATGCTAACTCCAGTGTCAGggtcttcatcctcctcctcctctgatAAATACGCAGTGTTTAAACAGTTGTCAGTGGAGCAGCCTGCAGAGCCCACAGCTCCTGTCtcag ATTCAGGGGACAAATACAGTGTTTTCCGAGAGCTTGAGCAGCCTTCAGACAGAAAACCAGTTG GGGAGGGATTTGCTGATTTCAAGTCTGTCAGTGCCGACGATGGCTTCACAGACTTTAAAACAGCCGACACCGTCTCTCCATTAGACCCACCAGACCAGGCCAAGTTCCAGCCAacttttcctcctcctttctctTCTTCTCAATCTCTGTCCCATTCACAGCCAGCCTCTCTGGCTCAACCCAGAAATCCTCTCAACATGGCAGACCTGGACCTCTTCACAACAATGGCTCCTTCTGCTCCCACCGCCACGGTTGACTCCAAACTCAACCTGTTCCCTTCAGCGCCACCATCCCTGGTATTGCACTCAGCTGCGAAACCTCCCAGCGCAGGGGGTGATGACTTTGGTGATTTTGCACTCTTTGGCTCCTCGGCGTCCTCTGAAGTACCTCCCACCACCTCCGCAGTAGGGAGAGGAACTGGGGTGATGGTTCAGGACGATTTTGCTGACTTCATGGCGTTTGGGAGCTCTAGAGATCAGAGAAACGAGACTAGCACTGGAGAGGGTTCTGGAGAGGCCCAGGCGGAGACGTCCCAGCCGAGGCAGCAAATCAGCACTGATAAGTATGACGTCTTCAAGCAGCTTTCCCTGGAAGGTGGCCTGGCTTACGACGATAACAAAGAAAGCGGCGGGGGGTCCTTCTCATCGCTCAAGAGCGACAATGACGACTTTGCAGATTTCCAGTCCTCCAAATTCTGTACGGCGCTGGGCGCGTCTGACAAGAGTCTGGTGGACAAAGTGGCCGCCTTCAAGCAGGCCAAAGAGGACTCTGCCTCCGTGAAATCCCTGGACCTCCCGTCCATTGGGGGCAGCAGCGTGGGGAAAGAGGATTCGGAGGATGCGCTCTCAGTACAGCTAGACATGAAGTTGTCGGACATGGGTGGAGACCTGAAGCATGTGATGTCTGATAGCTCCCTAGATCTCCCTGGTTTGTCGTCACATCAACCCCCAGCTGCAG AGTCTGATGAATTAAAATTTGACCCCTTTGGCACATCCGCCGTCAGCAGTCTTGGCAGCTACGACTGGTCGGACAAGGAAGATCTCTCGTCTGGTCATGGTAAGAAGCTCCAGGGAGGACTGCCGTCTTCAGCTGTTGTCCAGAGGAAAGAGACGTCTTTCGGGAGCTCAGAGAACATTACCCACACCACAGTTGCCAAGGTGACCACATTCCCAATCGAAGACGGTGGCTCTACCAGCGAAAGCAGATTTGAAGCCTTCGCTGACTTTGGCTCCATTGAGCAGCCCGGTCAAGATGACGATGATGACTTTGGAGACTTCGCCAGCACGGTTTCTGAGAAATCTGACTCCCCTCCTGGAACCACAGAAGCAGAGGGCAACCAGGGTGAACTGACAGATGAGTTTGGAGCCTTCCAAGGTGACAAGCCCAAATTTGGCAAGTCAGACTTCTTGAAAGCCAGCACGCAGGCCAAAGTGAAATCCAGCGAAGAGATGATCAAGAACGAGCTCGCCACCTTTGACTTGTCTGTGCAGG GATCCCATAAGCGCAGCCACAGTCTGGGAGAGAAAGAAATCGTACGGTCCATCCCCTCTCCTGCCCCTGAGCAGCCCTTCAGAGACCGATCCAACACCCTAAATGAAAAACCTGCGCTGCCGATCATCCGCGACAAATACAAGGACCTCACAGGAGAGGTGGAG GAGAGTGAGCGATATGCGTACGAATGGCAGAGGTGTTTGGAGAGCGCTCTGCAG gtCATCACTACTGCCAATAACACCCTTAATGGCATCAGCAGCTCCACAGTGTGCACGGAGGTCATCCAATCAGCACAGGGGATGGAGTACCTGCTGG GTGTGGTGGAGGTGTATCGTGTGACCAAGCGCGTGGAGCTGGGGATAAAAGCCACGGCCGTTTGTTCAGAGAAACTACAGGAGCTGCTTAAAGACATCAGCCGCGTGTGGAACAACCTGATGGGCTTCATGTCGCTGGCAAACCTCACT ccTGATGAGAGCTCACTGGACTTCTCCTCTTGTATATTGAGGCACGGCATTAAGAATGCCAAAGAGCTGGCGTGTGGAGTGTGTCTGCTCAACGTGGACTCGCGCAGCAAG CGGTCAAGATTTGCTGATGTAACAGGGGTGTAA